The following coding sequences are from one Odontesthes bonariensis isolate fOdoBon6 chromosome 10, fOdoBon6.hap1, whole genome shotgun sequence window:
- the otud3 gene encoding OTU domain-containing protein 3, producing MSRKQTPKPVRSNKKSELERKRDERAAHRAIVKDRKNRPQDGDEGAEFVSFSNQLQALGLKLREVPGDGNCLFRALGDQLEGHSRGHLRLRQETVQYMSSHRQDFEPFVEDDVPFAQHLSNLSQPGTFAGNDAIVAFARSQQVKVVIHQLNTPLWEINGAEKQVCRELHIAYRYGDHYDSVRRIGDNSEAPAQLRIENLQNSHSHQREFGDGQRDRQKKSSPTSSEEENVILSSIKNRGIQGDEENLLQLSAATINAEWLVGSLLCQPCQGQCSSGSCSSCSSCSSCRAAATDCSEHKQPAEGSNVQKLKLSNKQRKEQQRQEKKKRQEERHRQKFLQSKGGQDQNKNLPEAVTLVPAINTLSI from the exons ATGTCAAGGAAACAGACACCGAAACCTGTGCGGAGCAATAAAAAGAGTGAACTGGAACGCAAGAGGGATGAGCGGGCAGCACACCGGGCCATTGTAAAAGACCGCAAGAACCGCCCTCAGGATGGCGATGAAGGGGCAGAGTTTGTCAGCTTCTCCAATCAGCTCCAGGCTTTGGGTCTCAAGTTGAGAGAGGTCCCTGGAGATGG GAACTGCTTGTTCAGAGCTCTCGGTGACCAGTTGGAGGGTCACTCTCGTGGTCACCTGCGGCTTCGCCAGGAGACTGTTCAGTACATGTCGTCTCATCGACAGGACTTTGAACCCTTCGTTGAGGACGATGTCCCCTTTGCACAGCACT TGTCAAACCTTTCCCAGCCTGGTACGTTTGCTGGCAATGACGCTATTGTGGCATTTGCTCGCAGTCAACAGGTGAAAGTGGTCATCCATCAGCTGAACACACCGCTTTGGGAG ATAAATGGCGCAGAGAAGCAGGTGTGCAGAGAGCTGCACATTGCCTACCGTTACGGAGATCATTACGACAGTGTGAGGCGGATCGGAGATAACTCTGAGGCTCCTGCTCAGCTCCGCATAGAG AATCTGCAGAATTCACATAGTCATCAGCGGGAGTTCGGAGACGGTCAGAGGGACAGACAGAAAAAATCCTCTCCAACATCGTCTGAAGAGGAAAACGTGATCCTGAGCTCCATCAAGAATCGAGGAATCCAGG GTGATGAGGAAAACCTGCTCCAGCTGAGTGCAGCAACAATAAATGCTGAATGGCTTGTTGGCTCTTTGCTTTGCCAGCCATGCCAGGGCCAGTGCTCCTCTGGATCCTGCTCATCCTGCTCATCCTGCTCATCCTGCAGAGCTGCAGCCACAGACTGTAGTGAGCACAAGCagccagcagagggcagcaACGTACAAAAACTCAAG CTGTCGAACAAGCAGAGGAAAGAGCAGCAGcggcaagagaagaagaagcgtCAGGAGGAGAGGCATCGGCAAAAGTTCCTCCAGAGTAAAGGAGGCCAAGACCAGAACAAGAACCTGCCAGAAGCTGTGACTTTAGTACCAGCTATCAACACTCTCAGTATATAG